One window of Phycisphaeraceae bacterium genomic DNA carries:
- a CDS encoding insulinase family protein: MLPRIFPVAALLSLATLPIAAQSVPYERYQLDNGMTVILHQDRSLPLAALNLWYRVGSKDEPKGRSGFAHLFEHLMFMGTERVPENQFDLIMESGGGSNNATTSYDRTNYFQSGPSSLLPTLLWLEADRLEDIGRMMTQEKLDLQRDVVRNERRQSYENAPYGRSYLIATQLMFPESHPYHIPTIGTHQDLEAATVHDVQDFFASFYVPSNISMSIVGDFDPEEIKPIIESLFADLPAGAPTPGKIAPPARLDRVVRYTTLDKVQLPLISIWYHSPAIYTDGNAEVDLLAQILTDGKSSRLYKRLVMDEGIAAEVEAYQDSNLLGSVLALNIYAMPDADLGRLEALIDEEISTLLESGPTADELERFKASRELEMLGSMQDVLSRADALNAYQFYFGEPDSFKRDLDRYRNATPESVRRWAAQVLTPDARLIGRILPETPDRLPSARDTQPDEPASSPWMPPSPDSFALSNGITVLHFHKPSIPLVSITTLFAPGAPIDDPARPGLATLAADMLDEGAAGLDAIGFADAVSSLGATFDADASVETAHASMTVIKRNADRAIPLLADALIRPALQPEDWARVRTLHIENLRQQDDNPQVVAARVANRALFGDSSPYGRPLSGTRQSVESITIENVTSKVRQVFRPEHATILIAGDITRDEARETLERAFGGWTMPVAEPLSQTLTADTDSPSGLRVLIVDRPGAVQTVVRFAMPAPPYDSPARAVNTMINTLFGGSFTSRLNQNLRERNGYTYGARSSISPFRTRGMLTAGAAIRADATGPAVAEFLKEFDALRTATIDQSELVKSRETVKTDLVESFQGLAGLLANATRPLAVGMSYETIAKDLLDLDSITVDAINNAAARAVDLDRAVLVLVGDKSLILSQLEGLKLPTPIEVDVHGAPASR; encoded by the coding sequence ATGCTGCCCAGGATCTTCCCCGTCGCCGCGCTGCTCTCGCTCGCAACGCTCCCCATCGCCGCACAATCGGTTCCATACGAGCGCTACCAACTCGACAACGGCATGACCGTGATCCTCCACCAGGATCGCTCGCTCCCTCTCGCCGCTCTCAACCTCTGGTATCGCGTCGGCTCCAAAGACGAACCGAAAGGCCGCTCCGGCTTCGCCCACCTCTTCGAGCATCTCATGTTCATGGGCACCGAACGCGTTCCCGAGAACCAGTTCGACCTCATCATGGAATCAGGAGGCGGCTCCAACAACGCGACCACCTCATACGACCGCACAAACTACTTCCAGTCCGGGCCCTCCTCTCTCCTCCCGACACTCCTCTGGCTCGAAGCGGATCGACTCGAAGACATCGGCCGCATGATGACCCAGGAGAAACTCGACCTCCAGCGCGACGTCGTGCGCAACGAGCGCCGCCAGTCCTACGAGAACGCCCCGTACGGCCGCTCCTACCTCATCGCCACCCAACTCATGTTCCCCGAGTCGCACCCGTACCACATCCCCACGATCGGCACGCACCAGGACCTCGAGGCCGCAACGGTCCACGATGTCCAGGACTTCTTCGCCTCCTTCTACGTCCCCTCAAACATCTCCATGAGCATCGTCGGCGACTTCGATCCGGAAGAAATCAAGCCCATCATCGAATCACTCTTCGCAGACCTCCCCGCCGGCGCGCCAACACCCGGAAAGATCGCGCCCCCCGCCCGTCTCGACCGCGTCGTCCGCTACACGACCCTCGACAAGGTCCAGTTGCCCCTCATCAGCATCTGGTACCACTCGCCCGCGATCTACACAGATGGCAACGCCGAGGTCGATCTCCTCGCACAGATCCTCACCGATGGAAAGTCCAGCCGCCTCTACAAGCGTCTCGTCATGGACGAGGGAATCGCCGCCGAAGTCGAGGCCTACCAGGATTCCAACCTCCTCGGATCCGTGCTTGCCCTCAACATCTACGCCATGCCGGATGCCGACCTCGGCCGACTCGAAGCACTGATCGACGAAGAGATCAGCACGCTCCTCGAGAGCGGCCCAACCGCCGACGAACTCGAACGCTTCAAGGCATCACGCGAGCTCGAGATGCTCGGCTCGATGCAGGATGTCCTCAGCCGCGCCGACGCGCTCAACGCCTACCAGTTCTACTTCGGTGAGCCCGACTCATTCAAACGCGATCTCGACCGCTACCGCAACGCAACGCCCGAGTCCGTCCGACGCTGGGCCGCACAAGTCCTCACGCCCGACGCGCGGCTCATCGGACGCATCCTCCCCGAAACGCCCGATCGACTCCCAAGCGCAAGAGATACCCAACCCGACGAGCCCGCCAGCTCGCCCTGGATGCCCCCGAGCCCCGACTCATTCGCGCTCTCGAACGGCATCACGGTGCTCCACTTCCACAAGCCCTCCATCCCGCTTGTCTCCATCACCACCCTCTTCGCGCCCGGTGCCCCGATCGACGATCCAGCCCGCCCCGGACTCGCCACGCTCGCAGCCGACATGCTCGACGAGGGCGCCGCAGGCCTCGACGCCATCGGCTTCGCAGACGCAGTCTCCTCGCTCGGAGCGACCTTCGACGCGGACGCAAGCGTCGAGACCGCGCACGCCTCCATGACAGTCATCAAACGCAACGCCGACCGCGCGATCCCGCTGCTCGCAGACGCCCTCATCCGCCCCGCCCTACAACCCGAAGACTGGGCTCGCGTCCGCACGCTCCATATCGAGAATCTCCGCCAGCAGGACGACAACCCGCAGGTCGTCGCCGCCCGCGTGGCAAACCGCGCCCTCTTCGGCGACTCCAGCCCCTACGGACGCCCCCTCTCCGGAACACGCCAGAGCGTCGAATCCATCACGATCGAGAACGTCACCTCCAAAGTCCGCCAGGTCTTCCGTCCCGAGCACGCCACCATCCTCATCGCGGGCGACATCACGCGCGACGAAGCCAGAGAGACGCTCGAACGCGCCTTCGGCGGCTGGACAATGCCCGTTGCAGAACCGCTCTCCCAAACTCTCACCGCCGATACGGACTCCCCCTCCGGCCTCAGAGTCCTCATCGTCGATCGCCCCGGAGCCGTACAGACCGTCGTCCGCTTCGCCATGCCCGCGCCTCCATACGACTCGCCCGCGCGGGCCGTCAACACCATGATCAACACGCTCTTCGGCGGCTCATTCACAAGCCGACTCAACCAGAACCTCCGCGAACGCAACGGATACACCTACGGCGCACGCTCATCGATATCCCCCTTCCGAACCCGCGGCATGCTCACCGCAGGAGCCGCCATCAGAGCCGATGCCACCGGCCCCGCCGTCGCCGAGTTCCTCAAGGAATTCGACGCGCTCCGCACCGCAACCATCGACCAGTCCGAACTCGTAAAGAGCCGCGAAACCGTCAAGACAGATCTCGTCGAGAGCTTCCAGGGGCTCGCCGGACTCCTCGCAAACGCCACGCGTCCTCTCGCCGTCGGCATGTCCTACGAAACCATCGCGAAGGACCTGCTCGATCTCGACAGCATCACCGTGGATGCCATCAACAACGCCGCGGCCCGTGCCGTCGATCTCGACCGCGCGGTCCTCGTCCTCGTCGGCGACAAATCTCTCATCCTCAGCCAACTCGAAGGTCTCAAACTCCCGACCCCCATCGAGGTCGATGTCCATGGCGCACCGGCATCCCGCTGA
- the rpsT gene encoding 30S ribosomal protein S20 gives MAHSLSARKRVRQNFKRRALNRWRLRSMRSALKDFNDKMLHGSKAEAGEAFKACIKAIDRTAQRGVIHRNQAARRKSRLNARLKAKA, from the coding sequence ATGGCTCATTCACTCTCCGCCCGCAAGCGTGTCCGTCAGAACTTCAAGCGCCGCGCCCTCAACCGCTGGCGTCTTCGCAGCATGCGATCCGCACTGAAGGACTTCAACGACAAGATGCTCCACGGCTCAAAGGCCGAGGCGGGCGAGGCGTTCAAGGCCTGCATCAAGGCGATCGACCGCACCGCGCAGCGCGGCGTCATCCACCGCAACCAGGCCGCTCGCCGCAAGAGCCGCCTCAACGCCCGCCTCAAGGCCAAGGCCTGA
- a CDS encoding CPBP family intramembrane metalloprotease yields MTTAKRPARRKPAAKPSRSNDAAAAYSDLSTRPLHILVFLAPLLVLYEIGSILYLSNPSTGAVETISARRMISAFFEIFGAFGLYLPGLVLATVLLVWHTLRKDRWTVQLPVIPVMAMESIVWTIPLVVVATIIPFFVAAAELAPLAGPTGTNEIHHLSTQARLTIAIGAGLYEELVFRVVCIAIIHTIVVDVLGAKKQAGAIAAVLFSAIAFTLYHDLRTPAGNLNLPLTAFLFFAGVYFGILYIWRGFGIVVGVHALYDVVALVLLPASRSITD; encoded by the coding sequence ATGACGACAGCAAAGCGACCAGCACGCAGAAAGCCGGCCGCAAAGCCGTCGCGATCCAATGACGCCGCCGCCGCGTACAGCGACCTCTCCACGCGACCCCTCCACATCCTCGTCTTTCTCGCTCCCCTCCTCGTGCTCTACGAGATCGGGTCGATCCTCTATCTCTCAAATCCCTCAACAGGCGCCGTCGAAACAATCAGCGCACGACGCATGATCTCCGCCTTCTTCGAGATCTTCGGCGCGTTCGGTCTCTATCTCCCCGGCCTCGTCCTGGCCACAGTCCTCCTCGTCTGGCACACGCTGCGAAAGGACCGCTGGACGGTCCAACTCCCCGTCATCCCCGTCATGGCGATGGAGTCGATCGTCTGGACGATCCCGCTCGTCGTCGTCGCGACCATCATCCCCTTCTTCGTCGCCGCCGCAGAGCTTGCACCCCTCGCCGGACCCACCGGCACGAACGAGATCCATCATCTCTCGACCCAGGCCCGCCTCACCATCGCCATCGGCGCTGGCCTATACGAGGAGCTCGTCTTCAGAGTCGTCTGCATCGCCATCATCCACACCATCGTCGTCGATGTCCTCGGGGCAAAGAAGCAGGCCGGAGCAATCGCCGCCGTCCTCTTCTCCGCCATCGCCTTCACCCTCTACCACGACCTCCGCACGCCCGCCGGTAACCTCAATCTCCCGCTCACCGCTTTCCTCTTCTTCGCCGGCGTCTACTTCGGAATCCTCTACATCTGGCGCGGCTTCGGCATCGTCGTCGGCGTCCACGCCCTCTACGACGTCGTCGCCCTCGTCCTCCTCCCAGCCAGCCGCTCAATCACCGACTGA